Below is a window of Virgibacillus sp. NKC19-3 DNA.
CCATTCTTTTACTACGATGATATATGTGATTGTAAAGCCTTTGGCTCTTTTTCTATAAATTCTTCTTCCTCGATTTCATCGATATAACTCATGTAGTTACCAGGATATTCCTTCATTACCCAGCCTTCCATATTGCCATTTCCGCCGTAGAGTGGATCGGCATATGCTCCTTCAATCGTAGCAGAGCGCAATAGCTCGAAAAAGGTGGTGGCTGTTACCCCTTTCAAATCAACATCGCCATCTTGAAATTGTTGTAAAATCTCGTCTTGTTGCTCTCCCTCGAGATCAACAAAAGAAGCGTTAAAATCATTCTGGCTTTGCTTTTCGATAGCCTGGATACCTACATCAAATACCTCGTGGCGTTTGAGCCGTGTTTGATATCCTTGAAAATCCGATCCGGGATAGAAAGGGCCTTGCATATATTCTCTATCATTATGTCCATACGCTCCAGCTAATTGGTGATCAATAAAAAAAGGGATGCCTAATTCTATTGCACCGGGTCCATTATCATCTTCCGGAAAAATTCGCTCGGTTGCTGCACGAAGGATGTCGAAGTCAGATTGTTTGGTAAAATACATCAGAGCACGATTAAAATTGTTTTCTTCGTTTGTATTTTCCGGGGAAGTTTGCTGGTTATCACCTAAAAAATTAGTGCCAAGCAGAGAACCAAGTAACCCTCCACCAATTGCCCCACCAGCTACATAACCAGTATTCTTCATGAATTTACGCCGGGACATCTCTGACTGTTTTTTCGCATCTTTTTCATCAGCCATTTTATTACTCCTTTCATTGTCTATTGATTAGTATTTGTGATAATTATTTCACTATACCATAAATAAACATTTCTTGACAATATTGTCGAAACTAAAAGGCGAACAGTGCCAGGCACTGTTCGCCTTTTAAGGATTTATATGATTAATCTCGTCGCATGGCTGTTTCTTCCATTGTTACCGTATCACTGGTTGCATCATTTCCCATTTTTAATTGATCATCTGCTACAATCAAAATATTTCCAGACTTTATTTCGTCAGTAAGTTTTTTGGCTTGAAGTTCTGATACGCCAGCATTTACTAATTTTCCGTGTAATTCAATATGGGAATCTGTATCTGTATGCTCCGTAAAAACTTTTTTTACCTTATCCATAAAGGATTCTTCATCTTCTGTAGTGGCATCACTTTTTACCTTCACATCAGTTTGTCTGTCCATATCCTCAGCATGATCGCTATTTGCAAAGATTGTAATGTTTTTAGCGATATATCCTTTAAGTTCTAATCGTTGTACCACGCTCACTGCTTCATCTCTAGAGGAATAGGATCCAATGATTTCTTTGGCCATTTCAAACACCTCCATAGCAATAATCGTTTATTATGTTCTTCCCAAGGATAAAGACTTTAAAACTTTTTTCTATTGCGTTGAGGCATTTTTATTACATCGATAAATTTGAAAATTACTTTAACATCTGATATTCAACGTATTTAATATTGGAAACGGTTTTAATTGGCTGTTATAATGAAAAAAGATAATTATAGAAGTTTTTCATTCAAATAATGAATAAAGGTAACTTATAAAAGGGAGGCGAGGTAGCGTGAATAAAACAATAAGTGAGAAAAACCAAAAGCTAGGTGTGATCCTTTCAGGAATGAACCGGGTTATGGTAGCCTTTTCCGGTGGTGTTGATAGTACATTGGTATTAAAGCGCGCACAACAGGAGTTGGGTGAAGCTAATGTGCTTGCAGTAGTTGTTGCATCCGAATTATTCCGTAAAGAAGAATTTGAAGGAGCAGTAAAACTTGCGGAGAAAATGGGGATTCGAGTCTATCAAACAGAAATAAAAGAACTGGAAGACGCAAATATTGTAGCTAACACACCTAATAGTTGGTATTATAGCAAAAAATTGCTCTATACCCATTTAAATCAGCTTGCTTGGGAAATGGGATATGATGAGGTGCTGGACGGTATGATTATGGATGACGTGGATGATTTCCGTCCTGGATTGAAGGCAAGAACAGAAGCAGGCGCGCGTAGTGTACTGGAAGAAGCAGGCTTTTTCAAACAAGAAGTTCGTGCGCTTACCAAAGAGCTTAATATTCCTGTATGGAATAAACCAGCATCTTGCAGCTTGGCATCCAGGATTCCTTATGGTATTAAACTGGATAAGCAAAAAATTAACCAAGTTGATCAGGCAGAGAAATTTATTGTAAGATTGGGATTTGATATGGTACGGGTACGTCACCATGAGGGTGTTGCCAGAATTGAAGTGACTTCAGAAGAAATTACCAAATTACTGGAACACCGCGAGGAAATCCAGCTAAAACTTGAGTCACTTGGCTTCAACTACGTATCATTGGATCTTCGTGGCTATCGTACAGGAAGTATGAATGAAGTATTACCAGCAGATGAATTGCAGACGGAAGTAAGTTAATATTTTTATATCTAAGCCTTGCAGATGCCAATACATTTCTGTAAGGCTTTTTCTAGCGAAGAAGAAGCACCACGCCTCGAATTTTAGTAAATAATAGGATTTCTTTTTTCCCTTTTTGAAAAGAAACGGTGGAAGTATGAACAGAGCGGAAATCTTAGATACATAAACAGGATAGAATTGTTTAAATCATGTACAAGAGAGAGATGCTCAAGTATATGAGTAAGGAAAAAAGGCATGATCATGTACCAGAGATAGGTTCTCTGACACATGAGCGGGCAAAATCAGCGTATCTATGTATGATAGCCAGACACAATAATCCAAACCACAAAGAATTACAGCTATACGGAGACTACAGCAAATGCGCACCTCATCTTATTGATGAGTATAAAGAAGATAAATAATTTGAAATTCTTAATATCTTTATTGACAAAGAATAATGGGCTGAATTATGATGGGAATAAATAAAGATGTCGACAATCGGCATAGAATAAATCGTTCCAATCGCTATAATGGAGGCATAAAATACAGGGAGGAGACTACTCTACATTATTTCCTTATAGGTCTGCGTTCAAAAACAGCATGGCCTACTATTTTATCTTATATAGGTAAGCGCTTTCAAAAGAGGATTTCATAAAAAGGAGGGGTTGCTAAAGGGTGGGTTCTTTAACAGTGCGTTACGCTGAAAGGTGTAAATTTAGGAAGAGGGGAAGGGATGGCTATGTTAAGATTTCCGGTTTTGGAGTATCATGAGCGAATGGCCAAAACGAAGCAACGGATGGCGACTGAAGGGATAGATGTTTTATTAGTGACAGATCCAGCGAATTTGAATTATTTAAGTGGTTATGATGCATGGTCGTTTTATGTTCATCAGCTTCTAATCGTTATGATAGAAGACGATCAGCCGTACTGGATTGGCCGTGGTTTAGACGCGAATGCCGCGAGACATACCAGTTGGTTGGATGAAGATCATATTTTCCCATATGCCGATCATTATGTTCAATCAACGATTCGTCATCCGATGGACTTTGTAGTTGATTTCCTGAAAGATAGAAAGTGGGATAAGAAGACGATTGCGATGGAGTTTGACAGCTATTATTTTACGGCGAAGTCACATATTCAGCTGACAAAAGGACTACCGGATGCGAGATTTAAAGATGGCACAAACTTGGTTAATTGGATCCGTATTATCAAATCGAACCAGGAAATTGATTATATGAAAAAAGCTGCCAGGATTTCTGAAAAAGCAATGGAAGCAGCTTTTGATATTTTAAATGAGGGCACCCGGGAAAGTGATGTTGTTGCAGGGATATCATATGCGCAAATACGTGGAACGGAAGAATTTGGTGGTGATTATCCAGCCATTGTTCCATTAGTGCCAAAGGGAGAAAAGACTTCTGCATGCCATTTGACATGGACAGATGATGTTTTTCAAGCAGGAGAGCCTGTAATTATCGAATTATCCGGTTGTTATAAGCGTTATCATGCTCCACTTGCTCGTACGGCCGTGGTGGGCACACCGGATGAAGAGATACAACGTTTAAGTGAGGTTGTTACGGAAGGAGTTAACAGTGCACTTGATATTGTGAAACCAGGTATTACCTGTGAAGAAGTTGAATTGGCATGGCGACAGTCGATTGAAAGAAATGGAATTAAAAAAGAGTCTCGAATTGGTTATTCCATGGGTCTTAATTACCCACCGGACTGGGGAGAGCATACTGCAAGTCTCAGGCCGGGAGACCGTACCATACTCGAACCGAATATGACCTTCCATATGATACCAACGATTGATTTAGGCCATGCCGGAATGGAGATTAGTGAATCATTCCGGGTGACAGAAACCGGAGTTGAATTATTCAATAATTTTCCGCAAGAACTTTTTGTGAAACCGAACATCCGGTTAGCTTAAGGAAATGAATAGACGTAAAGGCAGTTTTCTAGCTGCCTTTACGTCGTCGATCCCATACCTCTGGATCGATCAAATTCGGTGGTTTTTCATCATTTAACCCCTTTTCGAGGTTGATTGCAGCAAGTTCAGACATCTTTAATTCTGTCTCGTGTGTGGATGAGCCCACATGGGGAAGGGTGACTGTATTTTTCATTTTTAGGAGTGGGTTGTTCGGATCGGTTGGCTCATTTTCAAATACGTCTACTCCTGCTGCAGCGATGTCGCCATCTTTAAGGGCATCAATTAAATCCTGTTCCACGATCGTCTTACCTCGGGATCCGTTAATAAAAATCGCCGATCGTTTCATTAGCTCAAATTCCCTTTTGCCAATCATTCCCTTCGTTTCCGGTGTTAACGGGGTAATGAGACAAACAAAATCAGACACAGACAGCAATGTGTCGAGATTGGTATACGTTGCGTTATATTTTTTTCTACATCTGGCTTACGTGTACGACTGTGATAGACAATATCCATATCAAAACCAAAATGAGCCCGCTTGGCAATTGCTTGACCAATTCGTCCCATTCCGATGATACCTAATACTTTATGGTGGACATCTATACCGAAGTGATCAGATTCAACCGATTGCTTCCACTGGCCACTTTTAACAAACTGATCTAACTCTGGAATGCGTCTGGCTGTGGCAATGAGAATGCCAAATATCGTATCAGCCACTGTATCTGTTAATACGCTTGGCGTGTTGGTTGCCAAAATGTGATGTTTGCTTAATTGTTCAAGGTCGAGATTATTATAGCCAACAGAGACATTGCTCACAATTTTCAGATTAGGGGCTTTTTCCAGTAATTCATGATCAACTGGCAAATCCAATCCGATGATACCTTCTGCCTGATATAAGTATTCCAAGAATTCGGGATCAACTTTTGGGTCTATATTTTTAAAAAATCGAACATCGTGTTTTTTCTGCAAGTTTTCTAGTACAGGCTTCTCGACACGTTCATATGCAATAATTTTTTTCAAATCACAGACCTCCATTTTTTGGTGGATGCGGCTGGGACAAGGTTCCTGTCCCCATGTCCCTCTTCCAAAATAGCCATAAATATGGCAAAAGTCAATGTAAAAATAAATAATTTTAAATTATGGAATAATTGTATTGACTATTTGGAATAGGTATTTTAAGATAAAGGTAGAATTAATGTCGACAATCGGCAAAAAACATGGTATTGCAAGTTATGAATATAAAAGGAGATTCCCACATATGGATGATGATACTATGATTGTGCAAAAGCCGTTGAGTGAGCTTATCGCAGAACAACTAAGACAGCAAATATGGGATCGGGAGCTTGAATTCGGTGAACGTTTGCTGGAAGTAGAGCTGGCAGAAATGTTTGATGTGAGTCGGAGTACACTACGGGAAGCATTGAAAATGCTTGAACAAGAAGGATTGGTGATAAGTAAAGCACGAAAAGGTACGTATGTTGCACAGTTTTCAAACAAGGATTTAAAAGAGATTATCGAACTTCGAACATTGGTAGAGGATCATGCCTTTACGGATGCGTTATCTAATCTAAGCGAGGAACATTTTCAGAAACTCGAAGCGATTATCAATCAAATGAAGGAGGAAGTAGAACGAAAAGATTGGAATGCGCTATTTGATTTAGATATGCAATTTCATAGCTATGTCGTGGGTTTATGCAATAATTCCCGAATTATCAAAATTTATGACTCTATTCAAGTACAAATTCGGGCATATCTCGTACATCTTGATCAATATTATTCTAGTCATCAGGAATTTTATGAAGAGCATAAGGAATTATACAACGCCTTAGTAACCAAAGACGCTAAAGTCGTATACGGACGAGTGAGGGATCATATTGCATATGTTGGGGAGAACTTACTTGGGGTCAAATAAAATGTAGGGAGGTTAACAAATGAATAAAAAATTTGCGAACGTACAAACAGAATTGCCGGGACCAAAGGCGAAGGCATTACTTGAGCGGAGACATGCGATTGTTCCGGACGCGGTCAGTTATGGGATTCCAACTTTTGTAGAATCAGCAAAAGGTGCATTGCTTAAAGATGTGGATGGAAATCAGTTTATCGATTTCGCTGGGGCCATTGGAACGATAAACGCAGGGCATAGTCATGAATTAGTAACAGATGCATTACATGATCAGATTGATCGCTATATCCATACCGGGTTTAATGTCATGATGTATGACCCATATATTGCATTCGCCGAGAAAATTGCTGCCCTGGCTCCTGGAAATGGTGGAAAAAAAGTGATGTTTTTAAACAGTGGGGCGGAGGCGATCGAAAATGCGGTGAAAGTGGCTCGAAAATATACGAAACGTCAAGCTGTTGTTTCTTTTTCCGGTGGTTTTCATGGCAGGACATTATTGTCTATGTCTTTAACCGGAAAGGTGAGGCCATACAAATATGAATACGGTCCATTTGCTGCTGAAGTTTACCATGCCCCGTATCCTTATTTTTACCGCCGTCCAGAATCCATGAATGAAGAAGAATATTCCGCGTTTTTACGTCATGAAATGGAGGATTTTTTCATTAAAGAAGTCGCTCCTGATCAGGTTGCAGCGGTTATTATGGAGCCTGTCCAAGGAGAAAGCGGATTCATCATTCCGGATAAAGCATTTGTGCAGGGGATAAGTGATGTATGCAGGAAATATGGGATTCTTCTCATTGCAGATGAGATTCAAACAGGTTTTGGACGTACAGGAAAGTATTTTGCCATGGAACATTTCGAAGTGGAACCGGATCTAATTACGATTTCCAAATCCATGGCTGCAGGACTACCGATTAGTGGTGTGATTGGAAGCAGAGAAATCATGGACGAAGCAGGTGCAGGAGAACTTGGGGGAACGTATTGCGGGAGTCCGCTTGGCTGTCGTGCTGGGCTTGCGGTGCTGGATATAATGGAGAAGGAAAACCTGAACGGGCGCGCAGATTTGATTGGTCAACAGGTCATGACAAAATTTAAGCACATGCAAGCGCGTTTTGACGTGATTGGAGATGTAAGAGGAATGGGAGCTATGTGTGCACTGGAGTTTGTTACAGATCGAGAAAGCAAAACACCAGATAGGCAAATCACGGATCAGATCCTAAAAGAAGCGCAGCGGCGGGGCGTTGTCGCGCTTAAAGCGGGTGTTTACGATAATGTTGTTCGCTTGTTGATGCCGCTCGTGATAACCGATGAGCAGCTGCAGGAGGGATTGGATATATTGGAAGAATCCGTAGAGGCGGCTCTTACTGTCTCTGCAAAATAGAGGGAGCATCAAATGAAGCTATGTTCTTCACACTTACTATCTATATGAAATACGGAGAGGAGAAAAAATGATGAAACACTACTTGATGCATATCAATGGATTCGCTGTTGGAGACAATTTAAAGAAACAGGATGTTACCAATCCGGCAACAAATGAAATCGTCGGCACCGTTCCTGTGGGCGGAGAAGAAGAGGCAACACAGGCAATTGATGCAGCCCATGATGCACTCCAGGAATGGTCCGCATTGACTGCATATGATCGGGCCGGTTATTTAAAGCGGTTCCATGAACTTATGTTAGGAAATCAGGAAGATCTTGCGCATACGATGACAATTGAGATGGGTAAACCAATTCAGGAATCTAGAGGAGAAGTGAAATATGCAGCTTCTTTTATGGAATGGTTTGCAGAAGAAGGCAAGCGTATTTACGGCGAAACGGTTCCAACACATATCTCAGGTAAGCGTCTGCAGGTATGGAGAAAACCGATTGGTGTTGTGGCAGCAATCACCCCATGGAATTTTCCAGCTGCTATGTTGACGCGTAAGATGGGTCCAGCACTTGCCGCAGGTTGTACGATTGTGATTAAACCATCAAGTGAAAGCCCATTAACTGCTATGAAATTAATGGAGTTAGCCAAAGAGGCAGGTTTTCCTAAAGGTGTCATTAATCTGGTTACAGGTTCTTCATCAAAAATTGCTAGCACCGTTATGGAAAGTGAAAAGGTTCGTAAAGTAACGTTCACCGGCTCCACGGAAGTTGGGAAAATATTAATCAAACAAAGTGCTGATACGGTGAAGAATTTGTCACTGGAACTTGGGGGACACGCGCCGCTGATTGTTCTGGATGATGCAGATGTTGATGTGGCCGTTAAAGGGGTGATGGCTTCGAAATTTAGAAATGCCGGGCAGACGTGTATTTGTGCCAATCGTGTGTACGTTCAATCCGGTGTTTACGATGAATTTATTCAAAAGTTTGCACAAGCCGTAAATGAGTTGAAAGTCGGAAATGGAGAGGACGAATCGGTCGATGTTGGCCCACTCATCAATCAGGCAGGTCTGGAAAAAGTGAATCATCATGTGCAGGATGCAATCAATAAGGGCGCTTCGATCGTCAGTGGAGGAGAGCCAGCAATAAGCGAAGGGGGCGTCTTTTTCAAGCCCACTGTTATTGGTGAGGTGGATTCGTCGATGGTGATAATGCAGGAAGAAACTTTTGGTCCTGTAGCTCCTGTCCAAAAAGTAGAAACAGAAGACGAAGCGATCGCCCTTGCGAATGATACGCCGTATGGCTTGGCAGCTTATGTTTTCACGGACAGTGTAGGAAGGGGCACACGTGTTATTGAACAGCTGAACTTCGGTATTGTCGGTTGGAATGAAGGGGCGCCATCGGCTGCACAAGTTCCTTTTGGTGGCATGAAAGAAAGTGGCATTGGCAGAGAAGGTGGCCATGATGGCATTGATGCGTTTTTAGAAACGCAGTACGTGGCAATCGGAATGGAATAATATTAAAAAGGGAGCTTGCCAATAGAAGCGAATTATACAAATTCCTTTTTGAAAGTGTGTAGACAATGGTTTGACCCTGGATGATCAAGGGGGGTTTTACTTGGTTGCTGTAAATAATGAGATGAAAATTAAAGCAAAAGAAATGCGAATGCAGTTAGTCGAGTGGCGACGTAAGTTTCATGCGAATCCGGAATTAAGCTTTCAAGAAATGAAAACCTCTCAGATGGTTGCTCGAATTCTGGAAAACATGCCAGGTATGCACGTCCAAAGGAATGCGGGATATCCGACTGCGGTTGTTGGTACCCTTTCTTCTGGGAAAGGACCGACATTCGCGATCCGTGCAGATATGGATGCTTTACCGATTCAAGAAGCAAACATACATGAATACAGGTCGCAAAACTCTGGAGTCATGCATGCTTGTGGGCATGATGCGCATATGTCAATTGGGCTTGGAGTAGCTCATCTGTTAAGTAAAGCTTTTAAACATGGAGAAATGCAGGGAACGGTTAAATTTCTATTTCAACCTGCGGAAGAACGTGCAGATGAACATGGCTCTACAGGGGCTCCGTATATGATTCAAACAGGTGTGTTGGATGATGTAGATGCTGTCATTGCACTTCATATGAGTCCTGAACATCAACTAGGTGAAGTGCTGGTTCACGATGGATATAGTATGGCTAACGTGGATGTATTTGATGCAAAAATTTTGGGAACTGGTGGGCACGCAGCCTATCCGCATCAGGGATCAGATCCTGTCTGGATGCTTAGCCCTGTTCTGGCTGCAGTGTACGGGATTACAGCACGACGCATATCTCCGCTTGAATCCGCTGTGATTAGTATTGGAGCTATTCACAGCGGATCTGCTAACAATATACTTCCATCTGAAGTAGCAATCAGCGGGACGATTCGAAGCTATGGACCTGATGTTCGCAAACGCCTGCACAAGGAACTGGAGAAGGCATTTTCCATGGTGAAAGTCTGGCAGGGAGACTATGCTTTAAAAATTTCCCCTGAAGACCCCGCACTTGAAAATGATCCTAGAATCAATCGCTTCATTAAACGTACGATTCGCGGTCTTTATCCCGATTTTCATATACGTGACATGCCGTTTGGTCTAGGTGGAGAAGATTTCGCACATATGACGAGGAGAATTTCGGGCGCGATGTTTTTCCTTGGCTGCGCGGTTAATGATGGGGTGTCTCGAAACCTGCATACACCAACGTTTGATATTGATGAAAGAAGCTTACCAGTTGGTGTATCCATTATTGCTGAAACAGCAAGACGTTATTTAATGAAAGAAGAAGGTGGGGAAGTGTAGCATGACTCGCCAAATACAACCAATAACATTCGAAGATATTCAAACAGCCCATAAGCGAATCACTCCCATCGTAAAGAAGTCTCCTTTGATTTATTCACCTGTGCTATCAGAAATCACGGGAACACCAATTTATTTAAAATTGGAAAATCTGAATGTGAGTGGTTCTTTTAAGATTAGGGGAGCAGCAAATAAAATGTTAGGTTTGACTCCAGCACAACAAAAACGAGGAGTAACTACATTTTCTACTGGTAATTTTGGAATGAGTGTCGCTTATCTGGCTAAAACGCTAGGAATGAAAGCAATTATTTGCATATCAGGTCGTGTTCCGAAAGCAAAAGTGAATCTAATTCGGGATATGGGCGCACAAATTGAAATTATTGGTCAGTCCCAAGATGATGCACAGCAACGTTCATATCAATTGGAAAAAGAACATGGTTTGACGGTGATCCATCCTTTTGATGATCCGGAGGTGATTGCGGGCCAGGGAACAATTGGTTTGGAATTGCTGGAAGATTTGCCTGAAGTTGATACCGTTATTGGGGGACTTTCTGGTGGCGGGATGCATTCCGGTTTAGGTGTTGCTTTAAAAGCTATCGAACCTCATGTACAGCTTTTAGGAGTTTCGACTGTAAAGGGGGCAACGATGTATGAAAGTATTAAGCAAGGGAAACCTGTTGCCGTAGAGGAACAAGATACATTGGCTGATAGTTTGCTAGGGGGAATTGGGGATCATAATCAGTACACCTTTAAGATGATTCAACAATATGTAGATGAAATCATGTTGCTTGACGAAGAGGAGATTGCTGATGGAATGTACTTTATGCTAAAGAACCATCAGATGATAATTGAAGGTGCAGCAGCGTCCGGGATTGGAGCCATTTTGCATGAAAAGGCAAATTTAGGCACTTGCGTTGCGATTATTATTAGTGGCTGCAGTGTAGATACATCCGTCATCATGGACATTGCGAATCAGTATCAGTCGAAAAGTTTCAAATAACTGATGTTAGAGCACCGGGTTTGGAATTGGATATCTAAGCTTCGGTGTTCAGCGCTCGGAGTTCGGGGTTCGCGGATCCGAATTCGGCATTGGCTGCCTCGTATACGGTATGGATGAGTTCGAGTTTGGCATTCGTTATTTCCGAATTTTGAGCCCGGAGTTCGGGATTCTAATTAGGAGGTTTTGCAATGGCTAAAATGTTGTTTCATGATCAAATAATAGAAAGGGAAAGTCGTGTCAATATAGAAGACCGGGCATATCAATTTGGTGATGGAATTTATGAAGTCATAGGGGTTTATGACGGGAAGCCATTTATGATGGATGAACATTTGGACCGACTCAAGCGTAGTGCGAATGAAATTCAGCTAAAGCTACCTTATCAGATGGATGATTTCCGGTCCAATTTGGAAGAATTAGTGGAAAACAACGAACTTTATGAAGGTATTATTTACTTGCAGGTATCCAGAGGTGTTGGACCACGGTGGCATGAATTTCCGGATCCAGATGTATCCCCGGTCACTGTTGCTTATACTAGGGCAGAGGAACGAAAGACTGACCTGGAGGAAAAGGGTGGAGTGGCTGTGCTTACAGAGGATATTCGCTGGTTGCGTTGTGATATTAAGACACTAAACTTGCTTCCGAATGTGTTGGCCAAGCAAAAAGCAGTGGAACATAATGCGGTTGAAGCGATTCTACATCGGGATGGTATTGTGACAGAGGCAAGTGCCTCAAATGTGTTTATGGTGAAAGATGGAACACTTTACACTCACCCTGCAAATAACTATATTCTTAATGGTATTACGCGACAAAAAATCATAGAACGTTGTGATGCATTAGACATGAAAGTGAATGAAGAGCCATTTACCGTTGATGACATGCTAGCTGCTGATGAAGTGTTTATTACTGCAACAAAATCGGACATTATTCCTATTTTACAAATTGATAATCACAAAATCGCTGCAGGCGTTCCTGGAGCAATGACATTACGTATTTTAGAGGAATTTCGCTCGCTGATACGAGAACTGACAGAAACATGATGGTAGCCTCCTCCATCGCAGGGGGAAATAAAAGGGAGGAGGAAATCTGTTTTGATTTATTCACCAACATTAGCCGCCTATCATCCTACCACTGCAGAAATAGACCTTGCAGCATTTCATGAAAATATAAGGAATGTTAAACGCATCATAAATAAAAGCATACTGCTGGCGGTAATAAAAACAAATGCTTATGGTCATGGGACGGTTCGGATAGGGAAAGAAGCGGTTCGTGCCGGAGCAGATCGCCTGGGTGTGACCACCGTTGAAGAAGGGGCACTGCTTCGCGAGAATGGTATCCAAGTTCCGATCCATGTTTTAAATTCAATCATGCCCGCACAAGCGGCAGATATAGCCCGTTATAAACTGACAGCATCGGTATTCTCGTATAGGTTAACGCGAGCAATCAGCGAAGCAGCAACAAAGCAACAACGTGAGATTCCCGTACATGTTAAAGTAGATACAGGTCTGCATCGTTTTGGTTTAGAACCTCATGAAGTGATCCCGTTTTGTACGTCCTGTTATAAACTGCCGGGCCTTCGGTGGGAAGGTATTTACACGCATTTTTCCAGTGCGGATGAGGGGGACATGGGCAAGACAGAAAAGCAGTTTCGCTTATTTTTAGAGGTGGTGGAAAAGCTTTACAAACAAGGATTTACGTTTCCTATTCGTCACGTTGGTGGTTCCACGATTGCAATGGAAAGACCAGATCTTCATTTAGAGATGGTGAGACCAGGTTTGGCATTGTTTGGATATCCCCCCGCGTTGCGTCAACGGGATATTC
It encodes the following:
- the alr gene encoding alanine racemase, which codes for MIYSPTLAAYHPTTAEIDLAAFHENIRNVKRIINKSILLAVIKTNAYGHGTVRIGKEAVRAGADRLGVTTVEEGALLRENGIQVPIHVLNSIMPAQAADIARYKLTASVFSYRLTRAISEAATKQQREIPVHVKVDTGLHRFGLEPHEVIPFCTSCYKLPGLRWEGIYTHFSSADEGDMGKTEKQFRLFLEVVEKLYKQGFTFPIRHVGGSTIAMERPDLHLEMVRPGLALFGYPPALRQRDILTLKPVMTLKSTLIHVRHLPPNTPVGYGGSYVTTTHEKIAVVPIGHGDGYSRRLSNKGEMLVRGHRAKIVGKLSLDQTLIDVTTIPDVAKGDEVILIGRQGEDEISAYDVAEWMDSIVDEVVSSLTERIRRVYV
- the dat gene encoding D-amino-acid transaminase, which codes for MAKMLFHDQIIERESRVNIEDRAYQFGDGIYEVIGVYDGKPFMMDEHLDRLKRSANEIQLKLPYQMDDFRSNLEELVENNELYEGIIYLQVSRGVGPRWHEFPDPDVSPVTVAYTRAEERKTDLEEKGGVAVLTEDIRWLRCDIKTLNLLPNVLAKQKAVEHNAVEAILHRDGIVTEASASNVFMVKDGTLYTHPANNYILNGITRQKIIERCDALDMKVNEEPFTVDDMLAADEVFITATKSDIIPILQIDNHKIAAGVPGAMTLRILEEFRSLIRELTET
- a CDS encoding threonine/serine dehydratase, coding for MTRQIQPITFEDIQTAHKRITPIVKKSPLIYSPVLSEITGTPIYLKLENLNVSGSFKIRGAANKMLGLTPAQQKRGVTTFSTGNFGMSVAYLAKTLGMKAIICISGRVPKAKVNLIRDMGAQIEIIGQSQDDAQQRSYQLEKEHGLTVIHPFDDPEVIAGQGTIGLELLEDLPEVDTVIGGLSGGGMHSGLGVALKAIEPHVQLLGVSTVKGATMYESIKQGKPVAVEEQDTLADSLLGGIGDHNQYTFKMIQQYVDEIMLLDEEEIADGMYFMLKNHQMIIEGAAASGIGAILHEKANLGTCVAIIISGCSVDTSVIMDIANQYQSKSFK
- a CDS encoding M20 metallopeptidase family protein translates to MVAVNNEMKIKAKEMRMQLVEWRRKFHANPELSFQEMKTSQMVARILENMPGMHVQRNAGYPTAVVGTLSSGKGPTFAIRADMDALPIQEANIHEYRSQNSGVMHACGHDAHMSIGLGVAHLLSKAFKHGEMQGTVKFLFQPAEERADEHGSTGAPYMIQTGVLDDVDAVIALHMSPEHQLGEVLVHDGYSMANVDVFDAKILGTGGHAAYPHQGSDPVWMLSPVLAAVYGITARRISPLESAVISIGAIHSGSANNILPSEVAISGTIRSYGPDVRKRLHKELEKAFSMVKVWQGDYALKISPEDPALENDPRINRFIKRTIRGLYPDFHIRDMPFGLGGEDFAHMTRRISGAMFFLGCAVNDGVSRNLHTPTFDIDERSLPVGVSIIAETARRYLMKEEGGEV